One Candidatus Poribacteria bacterium genomic window carries:
- a CDS encoding DUF4268 domain-containing protein encodes MLNFSELKRISLREIWKNEASDFTKWLESNIQTLGAALDMDIEITSREASVGDFSLDLLAQDLGSSRMIVIENQLTRTDHDHLGKLLTYAAGFNASTVIWIAEEVRNEHRQAMEWLNQRTDNETQFFAVVVEVLQIDDSKPALNFKLVVSPNEWQKSQTQKISGSLSFKQEKYRNYFQTLIDELREKYKFTGIRVAQPFNWQSFSSGIRGVRYRATFAQGNRVHALVKIDQKHLENRLDIFDTLKKQEVEITDSLGSPLEWERRNDKRESFIIVSREGSIDSADSELEEIREWHIETLLKLKEVFAPKIEKVLETLE; translated from the coding sequence ATGCTTAACTTCAGCGAGTTGAAAAGAATTTCACTGCGCGAGATATGGAAAAATGAAGCAAGTGACTTCACAAAATGGTTAGAATCAAATATCCAGACGTTGGGTGCTGCTCTTGATATGGATATTGAAATCACCAGTAGAGAAGCATCCGTTGGCGACTTCTCCTTAGATTTACTTGCACAAGACTTAGGAAGTTCAAGAATGATTGTTATTGAAAACCAGTTAACGCGAACTGATCATGATCATCTCGGCAAACTTCTCACCTATGCAGCTGGTTTCAATGCTTCAACAGTAATATGGATCGCTGAAGAAGTTAGGAACGAACACCGCCAAGCAATGGAATGGTTAAATCAGAGAACAGATAATGAGACACAGTTTTTTGCTGTCGTGGTGGAAGTTCTGCAAATTGACGATTCAAAACCAGCTCTCAACTTTAAACTGGTTGTCTCTCCTAACGAGTGGCAAAAATCCCAGACACAGAAAATCTCCGGATCCCTATCATTCAAGCAGGAAAAATACAGAAACTATTTCCAAACACTTATTGACGAACTCAGGGAAAAGTACAAATTTACTGGGATCCGCGTAGCCCAGCCATTCAATTGGCAATCCTTTTCGTCAGGGATTCGAGGGGTTCGCTATCGTGCAACATTCGCACAAGGGAACAGAGTGCATGCTTTGGTAAAAATAGATCAAAAGCACCTTGAAAACAGATTAGATATCTTTGATACCTTAAAGAAGCAAGAGGTAGAAATTACTGATTCTCTGGGTAGCCCTCTGGAATGGGAACGTCGCAACGACAAACGAGAAAGTTTCATCATTGTGTCTCGCGAGGGAAGCATTGATTCTGCTGATAGTGAATTAGAAGAGATCAGAGAATGGCACATTGAAACCTTACTGAAACTTAAAGAGGTGTTTGCACCGAAAATAGAAAAGGTTCTAGAAACACTTGAATAA
- a CDS encoding phage Gp37/Gp68 family protein, with product MATKSKIEWTQSTWNPIRGCTRVSEGCRFCYAERIAARFSKKGLAYEGLAQMTKAGPRWSNKVRLVKNLLDAPLKWKKPQLIFVNSMSDLFHEDVPLEFILDVFDTMNKAEQHQFQVLTKRSKRLAELSCKIQWPENVWMGVSVENQDYTFRIDHLRQTGAHIKFLSLEPLIGALPNLDLTCIDWVIVGGESGPQARPIQEEWVVDIRNQCQQADIPFFFKQWGGRNKKQKGRILEERTWDDLPVSHNGKRWIPLVA from the coding sequence ATGGCGACTAAATCCAAAATTGAGTGGACACAATCAACTTGGAATCCCATTCGAGGTTGCACACGTGTTTCTGAAGGGTGTCGGTTTTGTTATGCCGAACGCATCGCGGCAAGATTTTCAAAAAAGGGTTTGGCTTATGAAGGACTTGCACAAATGACTAAAGCAGGTCCAAGATGGTCGAATAAGGTGCGGCTTGTTAAAAATTTACTTGATGCTCCATTGAAATGGAAAAAACCACAGTTGATTTTTGTCAATTCCATGAGTGATTTATTCCATGAAGATGTTCCATTAGAGTTTATTCTGGATGTCTTTGACACAATGAACAAAGCGGAGCAACATCAATTTCAAGTGCTTACGAAGCGATCAAAACGTTTGGCCGAACTTAGTTGTAAAATACAATGGCCCGAAAATGTGTGGATGGGGGTCAGTGTTGAAAACCAAGATTATACATTCCGGATTGACCATTTGCGACAAACAGGTGCCCATATCAAATTCCTCTCTCTTGAACCATTGATTGGAGCACTTCCAAACCTTGATTTAACTTGCATAGATTGGGTTATTGTTGGTGGAGAATCCGGTCCCCAAGCACGTCCTATCCAAGAGGAGTGGGTTGTCGATATTCGTAACCAATGCCAGCAAGCTGACATTCCCTTCTTCTTCAAACAGTGGGGGGGTCGAAATAAAAAGCAAAAAGGCAGGATTTTGGAAGAAAGAACTTGGGATGATTTACCTGTTTCTCATAATGGTAAACGATGGATACCGCTTGTAGCGTAA
- the tcmP gene encoding three-Cys-motif partner protein TcmP — protein sequence MQDNSFFHESKEQSQVKTRIVEKYFWSWATIMKRRASKIGYVDLFAGPGKYADGTESTPILVLKKACEDDDIRNKLVSVFNDMDPEHAQDLQSAIDSNPEVKMLKWNPRVINMEVTEELAQVFESMETIPTLFFVDPFGYKGVSIQLISSFLRNWGCDCIFFFNYNRINMGINNKAVEEHIDALFGKEQADELRSLPPSVESSDREFFIIEAISQSLKEKAGQFVLPFCFKDERGTRSSHHLIFVSKHNRGYEIMKEIMAKESTNSEQGVPSFEYNPASQRQPLLFEYSRPLDDLANMLLENFAGRTMTMKQIYDQHNIGTPYLDYNYKHVLTNLEIEGKIQAEPPASKRPKRKGKITFADRVKVTFLPREEPQNGD from the coding sequence ATGCAAGATAATTCTTTTTTTCATGAATCTAAGGAGCAGTCACAAGTCAAGACAAGGATTGTTGAGAAATATTTCTGGTCTTGGGCGACAATTATGAAGCGACGGGCATCGAAAATCGGTTATGTGGATCTTTTTGCCGGTCCGGGCAAGTACGCAGATGGAACAGAATCTACTCCAATTCTTGTCCTGAAGAAAGCATGTGAAGATGATGACATACGCAACAAACTCGTTAGCGTCTTTAACGATATGGATCCTGAGCATGCCCAAGACCTTCAAAGTGCCATTGACTCAAATCCAGAAGTAAAAATGCTTAAGTGGAACCCCCGCGTTATAAACATGGAAGTTACTGAAGAACTTGCTCAAGTTTTCGAGTCTATGGAAACAATACCAACTCTATTTTTCGTAGATCCGTTTGGGTACAAGGGAGTATCAATTCAATTGATCAGTTCTTTCCTTAGAAACTGGGGGTGCGATTGTATATTCTTTTTTAACTACAATCGCATCAATATGGGCATTAATAATAAAGCTGTAGAGGAGCATATAGATGCGCTTTTCGGAAAAGAGCAAGCAGATGAACTCCGAAGTCTCCCACCATCTGTGGAATCATCCGACCGTGAGTTCTTCATAATTGAGGCAATATCCCAATCGCTAAAAGAAAAGGCGGGTCAGTTTGTTTTACCATTTTGCTTCAAAGACGAGCGTGGGACGCGTTCAAGCCACCATCTGATCTTCGTTTCTAAGCATAATAGGGGCTATGAAATTATGAAAGAGATAATGGCAAAAGAAAGCACGAATTCAGAACAGGGTGTCCCTTCGTTTGAATATAATCCAGCGAGCCAACGACAACCGCTTTTATTTGAATACTCGCGTCCTCTTGACGATTTAGCTAATATGTTGTTGGAAAATTTTGCCGGTAGAACAATGACAATGAAGCAGATTTATGATCAGCATAACATTGGTACACCTTACCTTGATTACAACTATAAGCATGTGCTTACCAATCTTGAGATTGAAGGCAAAATTCAAGCCGAACCACCAGCAAGTAAGCGTCCGAAAAGGAAAGGAAAGATTACATTTGCAGACAGAGTCAAAGTAACATTTCTACCGAGGGAGGAACCTCAAAATGGCGACTAA